The DNA window CGACGGCGACTTCGCACGCCTTCGCGTGGAGGCGGAGGCGGGCGATCCGCTGCAGCGTTTGCACGACTACATCGCCTGCTTGTGGGACGAGGAGATCAGCCGGCGGATCCGCCGGGTTCAGGATGAAATGAAGGACGCGGAAGAACGGAAGGACCTCGACGCGTGTTCCCGTCTCTTGGAGGAACGGGCGGCGCTTGCGAGGCGGAGGCATCGGATCGCGGCGTCCCTGCGCGAGGAAGACTGGGGCGCCCACTTCCGCTCGGCCGAAAGGAGTGAGTGACGGAGATGAAGAAGAAGACCTCCGAAGGGAAGCTGGCGCAGCTCAAAGAGCTGGGCCTCCGTCAGGGGTACATCACCCACGACCAAGTGAACGACCTCCTAGACGATGATGCCTCCTTGGAGGACATGGACGACCTCTATGCAGCTTTCGGCGAGATGAACATCGATGTCGTCGACTCGATAGAGGAGGGCCGGAAGCGAAAGGAGGCCCAGGTCGCCGCGAAGTTGAAGGTGAAAGAACCCGCGCCGTCCGCCTCCGCGGTCCGGTACGACGATCCGGTCCGGATGTATCTTCGCGAGATGGGGCGCGTGCCGCTCCTCGACCGAGAGGGGGAGGTCGCGATCGCGCGCCGCATCGAGGACGGGCAGATCGATGTCGGCCGCGCCCTCTTCCTGTGCTCGGCGTCCTATCGCGAGCTGGAAGCGATCCTCCACAAGCTGAGCGACCCGAAGGTGCGGGCCGAGGACTATCTGCAGATCGAGGCGGGGGGTGACGGGAACAGCTTCGTCACCTCCAATCAGGAGAGAAAGAAAGCGATACGCGCCCTCCAGAAGATCATGAGGCTCACCGCGCGCATCGAGGCGCTCGAGGGGGACCGGTGGTGTCAGGAGCCGAAGGATAAGAGAAAAGCGAAGGAATGGGCTTCACACCTCAAGAAGCGCGAGGAGGAGCTGGCGAAGATCACGCTCCACCCAAGACAGATCGAGCGTCTCGTCCTGCGCGTCCGAGCCCTCGCCGGCAAGATCGAGGAAGCGGACCGCGAGGTCGAGCGCGCGTCCGCGGCGATCGGGCTTCCTCCCGCGAAGATCCACGCTCTCGCGAGGATCTCCCCGAGCACCAAGAAGGGGCGGCAGGCGATCGCCGAGCAAACCGCTGCGGCGCCGGAAGAGATCGCGGAGGCCTCCCGCGCGGTCCGAAACGCCCAGAAGAAGATTCGCCGGATCGAACACGACGCGCGTGGAACGCGCGAACAACTCCGCGAGGTGGTCGCGCGGATCGACGCGGGTGAGAGGGGAAGCACGGACGCGAAGCGCGAGATGATCGAGGCGAACGTGCGGCTCGTGATCTCGATCGCGAAGAGGTACACGAACCGCGGTCTCGAGTTTTTGGACTTGATCCAAGAAGGCAACAGTGGTCTCATGAGGGCCGTCGACAAGTTCGACTACCGGAGAGGGTACAAGTTCAGCACCTACGCCACATGGTGGATCCGCCAAGCGATCACGCGCGCGATCGCCGATCAGGCGCGCACGATCCGCGTGCCGGTGCACATGATCGAGGCGATCAACAAGGTGATTCGGACGTCCCGCCGGCTTGTTCAGGAATACGGACGGGAACCGCTTCCGGAGGAGATTGCGCGGAGGCTCGATCTCCCGGTCGACAAGATCAAATCGGTCCTGAAGGCGGCTCAGGAGCCGATCTCCCTCGACCGCCCGATCGGCGAGGACGAGGACTCGAACCTGGGGGACTTCATCGAGGACACGAAGGTCGTGTCCCCCGCGTACTCAGCCGCGTTCGTGATGCTTCAAGAGCAAATGGGTCATGTGCTCAGCACGTTGACCAAGCGCGAAGAGAAGGTCGTCCGGCTCCGGTTCGGCCTGGGCGACGGGTGTCCGCGGACCCTCGAAGAGGTGGGGAGCATCTTCAACGTCACGCGGGAGCGTGTCCGCCAAATCGAGGCGAAGGCCTTGCGCAAGCTGCGGCATCCAAGCCGGAGTCGAAAGCTGAAGGGCTACGTCGATATGCCGTAGGCTCGGCAGTCGGCGAACGCGGGTGCGGGGCCCATAGCTCAGCCGGTCAGAGCGACTGACTCATAATCAGGAGGTCCTAGGTTCAAGTCCTAGTGGGCCCACCTCGAGCGGAGCCCGGAACGAACGGCATCGGAAGGATGAACGAACGAGGGCGATTAGCTCAGCGGTTTAGAGCGTCCGCCTCACACGCGGAAGGCCACTGGTTCAAATCCAGTATCGCCCACCATTCGATTGGGGATCTTTCGAGCGAACGGAGCGGCGCGAAGCATCCCCCGCAGGGGAAGCGCTCCCGGCGCGGGAGCCGCTTCCTTCGCATGCGCGATCGAAGCGCCGCCCCCTCCTCGTTACGAGGAGGGGGTTTTCGTTTGATGGGAGAAGAAACGCGGTGACCGACATGAAGGAACAGATCGAGAGCCTGCTCGCCTTGGACACGGTCGATCAGCTTCTCTTGGACCTCGAGAAGACGCGGAGGGTTCTCCCCGCCGAGCGCGAGGAGGCGGAAGAGGCGTTCCGCAAGGCGGCGGCGGAGCTCGGCGCGGTCGATGAGGATCTCCGCCGCTCGATCCTCGCCCGGAGGGCGGGAGAGGCGGAGGTCGACAAGAATACGGAGGCGATCGGCCGCCTCAACGTGCAGCTCAACCTCGTCAAGACGCAGAGGGAGTACGACGCGCTTCGAACCGAGATGGCCGCGCTTCGCGAGAGAAACGACCGGCTGGCCGACGAGGTGTTCGTCGAGATGGACCGCGCGGAGGCTCTCGAGAAGCGAAAGGCGGATCTCGCGAAAGAGAGGGCGGAGCTCGAGGAGACCGCGCGGCGCGCGGCGGTCGCGGTCGAGGAGAAGATGCGCGCGTGCGAGGAGACGATCGCGAGCGCCCGCGAGGAGCGTGCGGCGGCAGCGGCGCGAGTCGAAACGGCTCTTCTCGCGCGGTACGAGAGGATCCGCGCCGGAAAGGATGGGATCGCGCTCGCCGAGGCGGGGAACGGAGCGTGCGGCCTCTGCTTCCGCAGCATCCCGCCGCAGCGTCTCATCGAGATACGAGGCCGCAAGATTCTCCTCATGTGCGAGGGATGCGGTCGAATCCTGGTGACGAGGTGAGCGCGGGCGCGCGGGAGAAGATCGCGGCAGTCGCGCGGCGGCTTCTCGAGGATGCGGCGTGGGAGGAACTCCGCCGCGAGCATGGAGCGGCCGCGGTCTCGGCGGTGCGGGCCTCGCTCCGCGCGCTCGCCGAGCGGCGGAACGCGTACCGCCTCTACTGCGACGGCGGCTCCCACGGGAACCCGGGCCCTTCGGGCGCGGGGGGAGTGATCCTCGACGAAGGAGGGAGAGAGGTCGATCGCTACAGCGTGTTTCTCGGGATCGCGACGAACAACCAGGCCGAGTATCGGGCTCTTCTCGAGGGGCTCGCGCGGCTTCTCCGCATCGGCGCGGAGGAAGCGGAGATCTTCCTGGACAGCGAGCTCTTGGTGAACCAGCTCGACGGACGCTACCGGGTGCGGAGCCCGGAACTCGCGCCGCTCCATCGAGAGGCCCGCGAGCGGATCGCCCGTCTCCGGGAATGCCGCGTCGTTCACATTCCGCGCGAGGAAAACCGGGAGGCGGACCGTCTCGCGCAACAGGCGATCGCAGGCGCGCGCGGGGGGCGGGGAGGCGGCGGAAGTGTTACACTGTAGGCATCGAGCATCTCTCGCGGGAGCGGGGGAGGCGGTCGCGTGCGGGCCTTCGGGCCGGCATGAGGAAAGTCCGGGCTCCATAGGGCAGGATGCTGGGTAACGCCCAGTGGGAGCGATCCCGAGGAAAGCGCAACAGAAAGGAGACCGCCGGGGGATTCCCCGGCAAGGGTGAAACGGCGAGGTAAGAGCTCGCCAGCGCTCCCGGCGACGGGGGCGGCTAGGCAAGCCCCATCCGGAGCAAGGCCGCGTAGGAGAAGAGAAGCTGCCCGCTTCGTTCGATTCTCGGGTTGGCCGCTTGAGCCGTGAAGTAATTCACGGCCTAGAGAAATGATCGCCGCGGCTTCGCAAGGAGCCGAACAGAACCCGGCTTACCGCCCGCTCCCGCGCATCGACCATGCGCTATGAGGTGCCCGGATTCCCGCGCGGATCCGTTCTGCGGGAAAGAAACAATCGGGGGGTCGATGAAGAGCGAGCCTGTCTGGAGATTGGCCGAAGGTCCCTCCGCAGAGGAGGAGGGCGCGCTCGTGCGCGAGGCGGCGGTTCACCCGCTGGCGGCGCGGGTCCTCTGGTCGCGAGGGTATCGCATCCCCGAGCAGGCTCGCTCCTTCCTGAACCCATCGCTGGACGATCTCGCCGACGGCAGGCTCATGGCCGGGATGGACGCCGCGGTCGCTCGGGTTCGCCGGGCCCTCGACACGGGGGAGACGATCGGTCTCTTCGGCGACTTCGACGTCGACGGGATCTCGGCGGTCGCTCTTCTCGATCGCTTCCTTCGGCGCGCGGGATGCGAACCGGTCGGGCGCCTTCCGGACCGGCTGACCGAAGGGTACGATCTTTCCGCGGAGGCGGTGGACGATCTCGCGAGGGCGGGCGCGGCGCTTCTCATCACGGTCGATTGCGGCGTGACCGCGGTGGAGAGCGTGCGGCGCGCGGTCGAGCGCGGGATCGACTGCGTCGTGACGGACCATCACGAACCGAAAGGCGCGCTCCCGCCGGCAACGGCCGTTCTCGACCCGCGCCGAGCGGACTGCCCCTATCCGGACAAGAACCTCGCCGGCGTCGGGATCGCGTACAAGCTCGCCGAGGCGCTCGCCGCATCCGGCTTCGGCGGGCGCGACGAGATCCTCGAGGATCTCGACCTCGTTGCGGTGGGAACGATCGCAGACGTTTCCGCGCTCGTCGGAGAGAACCGCGTGCTCGTGCGCGAGGGGCTCGCGCGCCTCGCGGCGACCGCGAAACCCGGGCTTCGCGCGCTCCTCGAGGTGGCGGGGCTCGCGGACCGGCCGCTCGACTACGCGGCGGTCGCCTTTGGAATCGGCCCGCGGATCAACGCCGCCGGGCGCCTCGGGGACGCGGCGCCCGCGCTCGAGCTTCTCACCACCGAGTCGCGCGCGCGCGCAAGGGAGCTCGCCTTCCACCTCGATCGGATGAACCGGGAGAGGAGAGCTCTTGACGAGCGGATCCTCGAGGAAGCCGCGGCTCGGATCGAAGGGGAGAAACCGGGAGGGGTGGTGCTCGCCTCGAGCGAGTGGCACCCGGGGGTGATCGGGATTGTCGCTTCACGCATCAAGGAAATGACCGGTGCGCCGGCCGTTCTGATCGCGCTCGAGGGGGAGCGGGGGCGGGGCTCGGCGAGAAGCGTTCCCGGCTTCCCGCTGCACGAGGCGCTTGAGGAATGCTCCGATCTCCTCCTTCGCTACGGCGGGCACGCGCTCGCGGCCGGCCTCACGATCGAGGCGGACAAGATCGAGCCGTTTCGGGAGCGCTTTCGAGAGCTGTTCGAGAAGAAGCGCGCGCAAGCCGATCCGCCGGGGAGCCTGCTCATCGACGCGAGGGTGGAGATGACGGATTGCGACGAGGAGCTTCTGCGCGAGCTCGAGAGGCTGGAGCCCTTCGGGCCGGGGAACCGGCGGCCGATCCTCATGGCATGCGGCCTCGCCGCGGAGAACGGATTCCGCGAGGTCGGAAAGAACCACGTGGGCTTTCGCGCGGGACGCGGGGGAGTTCGGCTCGACGCGATCGCGTTTCAGGTCGGGCATGAGAAGGCGGAGGAATGGAGCGACTTCGGTCGGTTCGACCTCGCCTTCTCGCTGGAGGAGAACCGATGGGGAGGGGAGAGCCGCCTCCGGATGAACGTGAAGGGAATCCGGCGAGCGGCGGGCGTCCGCTGACGGAGACGGAGCCTCTGGACGAGGAGATCGCGTTCCTCGACCGGGCGGGGCTCGATCGCGCGCTCCTCAATCGGGCGGTCGATTACGCGCGCCGCCAGCTCGCGGGGAAGACGAGGCGCTCCGGCGAGCCGCTCCTCGCGCACGCCCTCGAGGTCGCTCGTATCCTCGATCAGCTCCGGCTCGACTCGATGACGATCGCGGCCGGACTCCTGCACGATGTGGTCGAGGATTCGGGCGCGACGATCGAAGAGGTCGAGAAGCGCTTCGGATCGGAGGTCGCTCTTCTCGTCGCCGGGGTGACCAAGATCGGGCAGCTCCATTTCTCCTCGCCCGAGAAGGAGCAGTCGGACTACTGCCGAAACATGCTCCTCTCCACCGGAAAGGACATCCGGGTCATCCTCATCAAGCTCGCGGATCGACTGCACAACATGCGCACCCTGCAGTTTCTTCCCCCGGAGAAGATCCAGCGCATCGCCCGCGAGACGCTCGACATCTACGCGCCGCTCGCCCACCGGTTCGGCATCGCGCGGATCAAAGGGGAGCTCGAGGATTTGGCCTTCAAGCATCTCGAGCCGGAGGCGTACCGCGATCTCGTGACGCGCATCGCGGCGAAACGCGAGGAACGCGAGCGAACGATCGAGGAGTTCAAGGGCCCGATCGAGGCGAAGCTTCGGGAGGCGGGGATCCCGGCGGAGATCACAGGACGAGCGAAGCATTTCTACAGCATCCACACCAAGATGACCGCCCGAGGACGGCCTCTCGAGGACATCTACGATCTTCTCGCGATCCGCGTCGTGACGAACACGGTGAAGGACTGCTACCACGCCCTCGGCGTCATTCACACCCTCTACACGCCGGTGCACGAGCGCTTCCGCGACTTCATCGCGACGCCGAAGTCGAACATGTACCGCTCGCTGCACACGACCGTGATCGGCCCGAGGGGGGAGATGGTGGAGGTGCAGATTCGGACGCGGGGGATGCACCTCACCGCCGAGTTCGGGATCGCGTCTCACTGGCGATACAAGGAGGGGATCGGGAAGGAGGATCCGTCGGGGGAAGAGATGAGCTGGCTGCACCAGGTCATCGATCTTCAGAAGGACCTCACCGACCCGGCGGAGTTCCTGGAGGCCTTTAAGGGCGAACTGTTTCAACACGAGGTGTTCGTCTTCACTCCGGGGGGCGACCTGAAGCGTCTCGCGCGCGGGGCGACCGCGCTCGATTTCGCGTTTGCTGTCCACACCGAGGTGGGCTATCGGTGCGTTGGGGCGAAGGTGAACGGCCGGATCGTTCCCCTCCGCTACGAGCTGAAGAACGGCGAGACGGTCGAGATTATCACGTCGGCAAGCGCCTCGCCCACCCACGACTGGCTCGGCATCGTGAAGACCGTGCGCGGGCGCACGAAGATCCGCCACTGGCTGAATCAGGAGAGCTTCCAACAGTCGAAGCAACTCGGCAAGGAGATCCTCGATCGGGAGCTGAA is part of the Candidatus Eisenbacteria bacterium genome and encodes:
- the rpoD gene encoding RNA polymerase sigma factor RpoD codes for the protein MKKKTSEGKLAQLKELGLRQGYITHDQVNDLLDDDASLEDMDDLYAAFGEMNIDVVDSIEEGRKRKEAQVAAKLKVKEPAPSASAVRYDDPVRMYLREMGRVPLLDREGEVAIARRIEDGQIDVGRALFLCSASYRELEAILHKLSDPKVRAEDYLQIEAGGDGNSFVTSNQERKKAIRALQKIMRLTARIEALEGDRWCQEPKDKRKAKEWASHLKKREEELAKITLHPRQIERLVLRVRALAGKIEEADREVERASAAIGLPPAKIHALARISPSTKKGRQAIAEQTAAAPEEIAEASRAVRNAQKKIRRIEHDARGTREQLREVVARIDAGERGSTDAKREMIEANVRLVISIAKRYTNRGLEFLDLIQEGNSGLMRAVDKFDYRRGYKFSTYATWWIRQAITRAIADQARTIRVPVHMIEAINKVIRTSRRLVQEYGREPLPEEIARRLDLPVDKIKSVLKAAQEPISLDRPIGEDEDSNLGDFIEDTKVVSPAYSAAFVMLQEQMGHVLSTLTKREEKVVRLRFGLGDGCPRTLEEVGSIFNVTRERVRQIEAKALRKLRHPSRSRKLKGYVDMP
- a CDS encoding ribonuclease HI family protein; its protein translation is MRSNPGDEVSAGAREKIAAVARRLLEDAAWEELRREHGAAAVSAVRASLRALAERRNAYRLYCDGGSHGNPGPSGAGGVILDEGGREVDRYSVFLGIATNNQAEYRALLEGLARLLRIGAEEAEIFLDSELLVNQLDGRYRVRSPELAPLHREARERIARLRECRVVHIPREENREADRLAQQAIAGARGGRGGGGSVTL
- the recJ gene encoding single-stranded-DNA-specific exonuclease RecJ; the protein is MKSEPVWRLAEGPSAEEEGALVREAAVHPLAARVLWSRGYRIPEQARSFLNPSLDDLADGRLMAGMDAAVARVRRALDTGETIGLFGDFDVDGISAVALLDRFLRRAGCEPVGRLPDRLTEGYDLSAEAVDDLARAGAALLITVDCGVTAVESVRRAVERGIDCVVTDHHEPKGALPPATAVLDPRRADCPYPDKNLAGVGIAYKLAEALAASGFGGRDEILEDLDLVAVGTIADVSALVGENRVLVREGLARLAATAKPGLRALLEVAGLADRPLDYAAVAFGIGPRINAAGRLGDAAPALELLTTESRARARELAFHLDRMNRERRALDERILEEAAARIEGEKPGGVVLASSEWHPGVIGIVASRIKEMTGAPAVLIALEGERGRGSARSVPGFPLHEALEECSDLLLRYGGHALAAGLTIEADKIEPFRERFRELFEKKRAQADPPGSLLIDARVEMTDCDEELLRELERLEPFGPGNRRPILMACGLAAENGFREVGKNHVGFRAGRGGVRLDAIAFQVGHEKAEEWSDFGRFDLAFSLEENRWGGESRLRMNVKGIRRAAGVR
- a CDS encoding bifunctional (p)ppGpp synthetase/guanosine-3',5'-bis(diphosphate) 3'-pyrophosphohydrolase, whose protein sequence is MGRGEPPPDEREGNPASGGRPLTETEPLDEEIAFLDRAGLDRALLNRAVDYARRQLAGKTRRSGEPLLAHALEVARILDQLRLDSMTIAAGLLHDVVEDSGATIEEVEKRFGSEVALLVAGVTKIGQLHFSSPEKEQSDYCRNMLLSTGKDIRVILIKLADRLHNMRTLQFLPPEKIQRIARETLDIYAPLAHRFGIARIKGELEDLAFKHLEPEAYRDLVTRIAAKREERERTIEEFKGPIEAKLREAGIPAEITGRAKHFYSIHTKMTARGRPLEDIYDLLAIRVVTNTVKDCYHALGVIHTLYTPVHERFRDFIATPKSNMYRSLHTTVIGPRGEMVEVQIRTRGMHLTAEFGIASHWRYKEGIGKEDPSGEEMSWLHQVIDLQKDLTDPAEFLEAFKGELFQHEVFVFTPGGDLKRLARGATALDFAFAVHTEVGYRCVGAKVNGRIVPLRYELKNGETVEIITSASASPTHDWLGIVKTVRGRTKIRHWLNQESFQQSKQLGKEILDRELKRLHFEGSLDRKLAEEARAFGMEDPEQLLAAIGRGDLNAKQVAVRLAGQGAPPPELEKLSLERIIDLARRSERGVHIQGVDRLLVRFAKCCQPLPGDPIVGVVTRGRGVSVHRADCANASPGRNEPERIVVVQWDVEEGKSFPVKVVVRAADRQGLLADLARSIGKTGTNIRSADLVTEEDWAEGVFLLEVTSLQHLNRVLKAMRGVRGVRHVERRDLL